A genomic stretch from Candidatus Kryptonium sp. includes:
- the rsgA gene encoding ribosome small subunit-dependent GTPase A: MKDEVLIGKVISAHGAIFNVQVDNKIIQCKLRGKLRLQDKVSTSPVVAGDNVKIRVLEDGSGVIEEVFERFNKLYRRAVGKKELEHVIVANIDQAIVVTSFNMPHVPWGFVDRLLIASERNNIKPIICINKIDLIERWKEVNDFIRVYNKKAGYEIIKTSAETGEGLDILKQILKDKTSVFVGQSGVGKSALINAIEPGLNVRTTEVSEKTGKGRHTTSHTELHPLSFGGFIADTPGMKEFGLAGIEKPELGFYFPEFRKFIEMCKFSNCTHTHEPDCAVKDAVHSGKIDKRRYMSYVNILNSLEED; the protein is encoded by the coding sequence ATGAAAGATGAAGTTTTGATTGGAAAGGTCATCAGCGCTCACGGGGCTATATTTAATGTTCAGGTTGATAATAAGATTATTCAATGTAAATTGAGGGGTAAGCTTAGGCTTCAGGATAAAGTGAGCACGAGTCCAGTTGTGGCTGGAGACAATGTTAAAATTAGAGTTCTTGAAGATGGGTCTGGTGTGATTGAGGAAGTTTTTGAAAGGTTTAATAAACTTTATAGGCGAGCTGTTGGTAAAAAAGAACTTGAGCATGTTATAGTAGCAAATATAGATCAAGCGATAGTTGTAACTTCTTTTAATATGCCTCATGTTCCTTGGGGATTTGTGGACAGATTACTTATTGCGAGCGAGAGAAACAACATAAAACCGATAATTTGCATTAACAAGATTGACTTGATAGAAAGGTGGAAAGAGGTTAACGACTTTATCAGAGTTTATAATAAAAAAGCTGGTTATGAGATTATAAAAACAAGCGCTGAAACTGGCGAAGGACTTGACATTTTAAAGCAAATACTTAAAGATAAAACAAGCGTTTTTGTAGGTCAATCTGGTGTTGGGAAATCTGCTTTAATAAATGCGATTGAGCCTGGTTTAAATGTGCGAACCACAGAGGTAAGCGAAAAAACTGGCAAAGGGCGACATACGACATCGCACACGGAACTTCATCCTCTTTCATTTGGCGGATTTATAGCGGATACTCCTGGTATGAAGGAATTTGGGCTTGCTGGAATAGAAAAACCTGAACTTGGATTTTATTTTCCAGAGTTTAGAAAGTTCATTGAGATGTGTAAGTTTTCTAATTGCACGCATACTCACGAGCCCGATTGCGCCGTTAAAGATGCGGTGCACTCAGGGAAGATTGATAAGCGTAGATATATGAGTTATGTGAACATATTGAACTCGCTTGAGGAGGATTAA
- a CDS encoding LPP20 family lipoprotein, producing MKWFLIITLFSAYAFSQPNWYKTQTHPKYPKEFYILGIGAAVGEDLRETAKQNAIADVASQIRVQVQSEITSLEKERIINKESDYYSEFQQKSKTVIDEILTGCEVVEMNYDRKTKTWYALAVLDKQKYLASLEDEIDNAWIQIRKLYNDANSFKNAGKVLQAIQNLKDAQQKIYDIYSKQVLYNALSRIPYKPDIELTAGGIESEIRDLISKIKIEKVSGDNQVGKVGEELSEPLVVRVFYQGDVSVPIANANVVFSYKTGEVIERTTTDEQGIASARVIAMGKRANTVVASFSIPGIPSEYARVLSQVKTEFAYTVGTGMAPGVTVSLKGAKEDKLIFDVMKRLTQAIEKNGYRVEDEARFVIGGDISSRVVSSVQGVGGMLYTVEAELNLFLKDLESGQIVGSMSVKSRAVGKSEKDAYERALRGMKFSNKDLVEMLSNAKIED from the coding sequence ATGAAATGGTTTTTGATAATAACTTTGTTTTCGGCTTATGCGTTTTCTCAGCCGAATTGGTATAAAACACAAACACATCCAAAGTATCCGAAAGAGTTCTATATCCTTGGGATCGGTGCAGCTGTCGGAGAGGACCTGAGAGAGACGGCAAAACAAAACGCAATCGCAGATGTCGCATCTCAAATAAGAGTTCAAGTTCAATCTGAAATTACAAGCTTGGAAAAAGAAAGAATTATAAACAAGGAATCAGATTACTATTCAGAGTTTCAGCAAAAATCAAAAACGGTAATTGATGAAATTTTAACTGGCTGTGAAGTGGTTGAGATGAATTACGACAGGAAGACGAAAACTTGGTATGCTCTTGCCGTTCTTGATAAGCAAAAGTATTTAGCATCACTTGAAGATGAAATTGATAATGCCTGGATTCAAATAAGAAAATTATATAACGATGCGAATTCATTTAAGAATGCTGGTAAAGTTTTACAGGCAATTCAAAATTTAAAAGATGCGCAGCAGAAGATTTACGATATTTATTCAAAACAAGTTCTTTACAATGCCCTCTCAAGAATTCCATACAAGCCAGATATTGAGCTAACAGCTGGAGGGATTGAATCAGAGATAAGAGACTTAATTTCAAAAATAAAGATAGAAAAGGTTTCAGGCGATAATCAAGTAGGAAAAGTAGGTGAAGAGCTGTCAGAGCCACTCGTTGTTAGAGTATTTTATCAAGGTGATGTTTCAGTTCCAATCGCTAATGCAAATGTTGTCTTTAGCTATAAAACAGGTGAAGTGATAGAGAGGACAACAACGGACGAGCAAGGGATTGCAAGTGCTAGAGTAATCGCAATGGGAAAGAGGGCAAATACTGTTGTAGCAAGTTTTTCAATCCCTGGGATCCCGAGCGAATATGCGAGGGTACTGTCGCAGGTCAAAACCGAGTTTGCTTACACAGTGGGCACTGGAATGGCACCGGGGGTTACTGTTTCACTAAAGGGTGCGAAGGAGGATAAGTTGATATTTGATGTGATGAAAAGATTAACACAAGCCATAGAGAAAAATGGTTATAGAGTTGAGGACGAAGCGAGATTTGTAATTGGTGGTGATATCAGTTCAAGGGTTGTTTCATCTGTTCAAGGTGTTGGGGGAATGCTTTATACTGTTGAGGCGGAATTAAACTTGTTTTTGAAAGATTTGGAAAGTGGTCAAATAGTTGGAAGTATGAGCGTTAAATCAAGAGCGGTTGGGAAAAGTGAAAAGGATGCTTATGAAAGAGCTTTGAGAGGCATGAAATTTTCAAATAAAGATCTCGTTGAAATGTTATCAAATGCGAAAATTGAAGATTAA
- a CDS encoding YbaN family protein codes for MNELYRLVLIGLGFIFVGLGILGAFLPILPTTPFLLLAAACFARSSKKFYNWLLNHKIFGSYIRNYREQRGITLRGKILSLSIMWLVMGYTAFFAVSNIFVSIIIILIGLGVTKHILSLKTIK; via the coding sequence ATGAATGAACTTTATCGGCTTGTTTTGATAGGGCTTGGTTTTATCTTCGTTGGGCTTGGTATACTTGGGGCTTTTTTGCCAATTCTTCCGACGACCCCTTTCTTGCTTTTAGCTGCCGCATGTTTTGCCCGAAGCTCAAAAAAATTTTACAACTGGCTGTTAAACCATAAAATTTTTGGCTCTTATATAAGGAATTATCGTGAACAAAGAGGAATTACACTGCGAGGCAAGATATTATCTCTTTCAATTATGTGGCTCGTTATGGGATATACAGCGTTTTTCGCTGTTTCAAATATATTCGTCAGTATAATAATAATTTTGATCGGTCTCGGAGTCACAAAACATATACTTTCATTAAAAACGATAAAATGA
- a CDS encoding CsgG/HfaB family protein — protein MKIYKIFLVFILMSSLLFPQDKKISVAVLKFDAKGFEPAQIDVLVSRFRVALNATGKFNVLEREKIKEILMEQNLQQSEIAEGAGDNVQIGKILGVKEIITGDIGKIEEVYTINVRRINVETSEIVQTASADYEGKFSGLLKVMEQLAIKLAENPSEKHVALKIENAKAERGEKQNIVEESLEEDEEDIFSDLYKEFNIAKDPFKDSEPPKIELYYPAVKNNGYLRVNNRDFELSGIVSDESGIVAVKVNGEPADIKVALAGMNFYKKLKLKRGRNTIEISATDLYHNVGKLTFTVEVR, from the coding sequence ATGAAAATTTATAAGATTTTTCTCGTTTTTATTTTAATGTCTTCTCTTCTTTTCCCGCAGGACAAAAAGATAAGCGTTGCGGTTTTGAAATTTGATGCCAAGGGGTTTGAACCAGCACAAATTGATGTCCTTGTTTCAAGGTTTAGGGTTGCTTTAAACGCAACTGGTAAATTTAATGTCCTTGAAAGGGAGAAAATAAAGGAAATTTTAATGGAACAGAACTTGCAACAAAGCGAGATCGCCGAGGGGGCAGGAGACAATGTGCAAATCGGAAAAATTCTCGGGGTTAAAGAGATTATAACTGGTGATATCGGTAAAATTGAAGAAGTTTACACAATAAATGTAAGAAGAATTAATGTTGAAACATCTGAAATCGTCCAAACCGCAAGCGCTGATTACGAGGGGAAGTTCTCGGGGCTTTTAAAAGTTATGGAGCAACTTGCAATTAAGCTTGCTGAAAATCCTTCTGAAAAACATGTAGCTTTGAAAATTGAAAATGCAAAAGCTGAAAGAGGAGAAAAACAAAATATCGTTGAGGAAAGTTTAGAAGAAGATGAAGAAGATATATTTTCTGATCTTTACAAAGAATTCAACATAGCTAAAGATCCGTTTAAGGATAGCGAACCTCCAAAAATTGAACTTTATTACCCGGCGGTCAAAAACAATGGATATTTAAGGGTTAATAACCGTGATTTTGAGTTAAGTGGAATTGTATCGGATGAAAGTGGGATAGTTGCTGTTAAGGTAAACGGCGAACCAGCTGATATCAAAGTTGCTCTCGCTGGCATGAATTTTTACAAGAAGCTCAAACTTAAGCGGGGAAGAAATACGATTGAAATTAGCGCAACCGATCTTTATCATAATGTTGGTAAATTAACATTTACAGTGGAGGTAAGGTAA
- a CDS encoding LPP20 family lipoprotein, with translation MKNLAFTLSIFLTSTLLSQQPTWLSLLPQSKDYLYAVGASSPYFYPETTKSKAIEDAILELARTIEVGVKVRQINWFEDTGSLFSGLSHFAEEYEEEIDSGLVNLIKANYEFVSQWQDPKSRILYVLLRVPVKAITSDTMYSIPEEFIFDPALVGLSASSARQPRWVNKIPVSDVAIYAVGASDRYFDPAETRKRAIQNARAELSRIISLRIQSLLDNWATGNKVFELSYSRRISRTVSSAKLTGSQIVGFWVDPKTGANYALARMYRKSLIYQVKQNTVNAIRQNPPDKFVKQDKPIEELLNEALNQLDKELEKLNKK, from the coding sequence ATGAAAAATCTCGCTTTTACACTTTCAATTTTTTTAACATCTACACTTTTATCACAACAACCTACTTGGCTTTCCCTTCTTCCACAATCAAAGGATTATTTATACGCTGTTGGAGCTTCCTCTCCGTATTTTTATCCTGAGACAACCAAATCCAAAGCAATTGAAGACGCAATTCTTGAGCTCGCCCGAACAATTGAGGTTGGAGTAAAAGTAAGGCAAATTAATTGGTTTGAAGATACAGGGAGTTTATTTTCTGGGCTTTCTCACTTCGCAGAAGAGTATGAAGAGGAGATTGATTCCGGGCTTGTTAACTTGATTAAAGCAAATTATGAATTTGTTTCTCAATGGCAGGATCCAAAATCAAGAATTTTATATGTTTTGCTTCGTGTTCCAGTTAAAGCAATTACATCTGATACAATGTATTCAATTCCTGAAGAGTTTATTTTTGATCCTGCGCTCGTGGGGTTGAGTGCTTCGTCCGCAAGGCAACCGAGATGGGTTAATAAAATCCCTGTTTCAGATGTTGCCATTTACGCTGTCGGTGCATCTGATAGATACTTTGATCCCGCTGAAACAAGAAAAAGAGCTATTCAAAATGCTCGCGCTGAGCTTTCAAGGATTATAAGTTTGAGAATTCAATCTTTGCTTGATAATTGGGCAACAGGTAATAAGGTTTTTGAATTAAGTTATTCAAGAAGAATTTCAAGAACTGTTTCAAGCGCGAAGTTAACAGGTTCTCAAATAGTTGGTTTCTGGGTTGATCCCAAAACAGGTGCTAATTATGCGCTTGCCCGAATGTATAGAAAAAGTTTGATTTATCAAGTAAAACAAAACACCGTTAATGCAATAAGGCAAAACCCTCCTGATAAGTTTGTAAAGCAGGATAAGCCGATAGAAGAACTTTTAAATGAGGCTTTAAATCAACTTGACAAGGAGCTTGAAAAATTAAACAAAAAATAA
- a CDS encoding T9SS type A sorting domain-containing protein, with protein sequence MLKRIFNIIVMIAIAVSLINAQNLLYLEKNDISSSQNIEINLVLSNADTVAGIQATLKLSKAIIKLDTIIVSRNDLLFKYYSPDSVTTNFIFFASAGHEFKPGKTTIAKIKFKTLNYNQNDSVSINFENLLMIAPKARKLNATALGLTFKLEDGKNKDAGIKFNISYSSIIVWLKNSERVKKLSVEFKLKNGSVAEFASLMPRSAGFMKMNYEIKNDFVYINLSAKDSNGLDPGEGDIFFITGKFNSTDDIEILKIEILSSNGTIMIPNFKLITTDIYPINFKLEQNYPNPFNPATTIKFIIPKETKVQIAVFDITGRIVKILIDEKLPAGEHFIVWDGTDKNGARVSSGTYIYRMITNEFVDSKKMIFTK encoded by the coding sequence ATGCTTAAAAGAATTTTCAACATAATCGTTATGATAGCAATTGCCGTTTCCCTGATAAATGCTCAAAATTTACTGTATTTAGAAAAAAATGATATATCAAGCTCACAAAACATAGAAATAAATCTTGTCCTCTCAAACGCCGATACAGTTGCAGGAATACAGGCAACTTTAAAATTAAGTAAGGCGATTATCAAACTTGATACGATCATTGTTTCAAGAAACGACCTTTTATTTAAATATTACTCTCCCGATAGCGTTACAACTAACTTTATCTTCTTTGCAAGCGCAGGACATGAATTCAAACCCGGAAAAACGACAATTGCGAAGATAAAATTTAAAACTTTAAACTACAATCAGAATGACAGCGTAAGTATAAATTTTGAAAACCTGCTTATGATAGCCCCGAAAGCTCGGAAGCTAAATGCAACAGCGCTTGGATTAACATTTAAACTTGAAGATGGGAAAAATAAGGATGCAGGGATAAAATTTAACATTAGTTATTCATCAATTATCGTCTGGTTAAAAAATAGCGAGCGAGTAAAAAAACTTTCAGTTGAGTTTAAGCTCAAAAATGGTTCAGTTGCTGAATTTGCTTCACTTATGCCAAGAAGCGCCGGATTTATGAAAATGAATTACGAGATAAAAAACGATTTTGTTTATATCAATTTGTCCGCAAAAGATTCAAATGGTCTTGATCCAGGTGAAGGTGACATATTTTTCATAACGGGTAAATTTAACAGCACAGATGATATTGAAATTTTGAAGATTGAAATCCTAAGCTCAAACGGAACAATAATGATCCCCAATTTTAAACTCATCACAACCGATATTTATCCTATAAACTTTAAACTTGAACAAAATTATCCAAACCCATTCAACCCAGCCACAACAATTAAATTTATAATCCCCAAGGAAACAAAAGTTCAGATTGCCGTATTTGATATAACTGGAAGGATAGTTAAAATTTTAATTGATGAAAAGCTACCCGCAGGCGAGCATTTCATAGTTTGGGATGGAACAGATAAAAATGGAGCAAGAGTAAGTTCAGGAACATATATTTACAGGATGATAACCAACGAATTCGTAGATTCAAAGAAAATGATATTTACAAAATAA
- a CDS encoding LPP20 family lipoprotein, whose protein sequence is MRYILSSLLIFAVLILISGCGGPKERVAVPEATAPAWVNTPPTAVDAIYAVGAANVGANPVLARNKAADAARQELGRIIQVKVKSLLDNFMQEHQEFVNNQGTITSEEFTRSVSRSVSQATLAGSQIVEFYYDKDNKIYYALAVLRKNDIVNEIMRTMNEAQRQKKTAFVEMKADEALKLLDKELEKWDLSK, encoded by the coding sequence ATGCGCTATATTTTATCATCACTTTTGATTTTTGCAGTGTTAATTCTAATTTCGGGCTGTGGTGGACCAAAGGAACGCGTTGCAGTTCCAGAAGCAACAGCTCCAGCTTGGGTTAATACTCCACCGACAGCGGTGGATGCGATTTATGCTGTCGGCGCAGCAAATGTTGGTGCAAATCCGGTTCTTGCAAGAAACAAAGCTGCTGATGCCGCAAGACAAGAACTTGGCAGAATAATTCAAGTAAAAGTTAAAAGCTTGCTTGATAATTTCATGCAAGAGCATCAGGAATTTGTAAACAATCAGGGAACTATAACATCTGAAGAATTTACGAGAAGCGTTAGCAGATCTGTAAGCCAGGCGACTTTGGCTGGATCTCAGATTGTAGAGTTTTATTATGACAAGGATAATAAAATTTATTATGCTCTTGCGGTTTTGAGAAAGAATGACATCGTAAATGAAATAATGCGCACGATGAACGAAGCTCAACGCCAGAAGAAAACAGCATTTGTTGAAATGAAAGCAGATGAAGCTCTTAAACTTCTTGACAAGGAACTTGAAAAGTGGGATTTGAGCAAGTGA
- a CDS encoding DUF4384 domain-containing protein, with translation MKNIILILLSFVFSSFVFASEKPAWITTKKHPRYPERLYILGVGAAKKTKNKLEDIQKANNEAFADIVKQIRVTVASKSVVEQMEVIAGKKVESIERASAELQVTSELKIGGLKIVETYFDDDDDIYYSLAVLDRETAGKELKDMLNQFHNGYSKNFELARNNIIRGNIYQALLNLAESYKNIPPYNDILPLYRFITRPLAESDLGNEWKVADALLTAEIKSIAQDLFSKLKIEKLSGEEQEVVFNQVLKPLFIKVVYIDDGKSYPVSGIKFKFAFQTGIGKLSDRGTSDNSGTVKCDIFELKPHRENYYVVSAKLDLSEFYISGRYDEYAEWNDLLRRNEKEIIFTLRRTAITLDDKIRDLVLNLVSKIPLELETVSVLRIYYQDKLPGPMALYLKQKIESAIEQHTKFSLISDEQIKMVNVKYSNLGYSSDELGTPESFGKYAGSKVVITGNYWESGDGIDLNLKATDVLRKIVLSTANVNIPRSFLPNIPLVPENYNPKVDDEIIKSERKGEDLKVEVWVDRPDGIYYEGDSIRIFVRANKDCYIQLVYYDAHGNAILVFPHKMEWNNKIEGGKIYRVPGNFVIEPPFGREILKVFASEKPFPLPTGREYSGLILIENPNLYASKVRGIGLKTQDYSGGYAEHSVVITTLKK, from the coding sequence ATGAAAAATATAATTTTAATTCTTCTTTCGTTTGTTTTTTCAAGTTTCGTTTTCGCAAGCGAGAAACCAGCATGGATAACAACAAAAAAACATCCGAGGTATCCAGAACGACTTTATATTCTGGGGGTTGGTGCAGCGAAGAAGACGAAGAATAAACTTGAAGATATTCAAAAAGCAAATAACGAGGCATTTGCCGATATTGTCAAACAGATCAGGGTCACTGTCGCCTCAAAATCGGTCGTTGAGCAAATGGAAGTAATAGCAGGTAAAAAAGTTGAATCCATTGAACGCGCATCTGCTGAACTTCAAGTTACAAGTGAACTAAAAATCGGTGGGCTAAAGATCGTTGAGACATATTTTGATGACGATGACGATATTTATTATTCGCTCGCTGTCCTTGATAGAGAGACAGCTGGGAAAGAGCTCAAAGATATGCTTAATCAGTTTCACAATGGATATTCTAAAAATTTTGAACTCGCAAGAAACAATATTATTAGAGGAAACATTTATCAGGCGTTGTTAAATTTGGCTGAATCTTACAAAAACATCCCACCATACAATGATATACTCCCGCTTTATAGATTTATCACGAGACCACTTGCTGAATCCGATCTTGGAAACGAATGGAAAGTTGCGGACGCACTTTTGACGGCCGAAATTAAATCCATTGCTCAAGATTTATTTTCAAAATTGAAGATTGAAAAACTTTCGGGTGAAGAACAAGAAGTTGTTTTCAATCAAGTTTTAAAACCGCTTTTTATCAAAGTCGTTTACATTGATGATGGAAAGAGCTATCCTGTCTCTGGGATTAAATTTAAATTTGCGTTTCAAACTGGGATTGGCAAACTCTCCGATAGAGGTACAAGCGATAATTCTGGAACAGTTAAATGTGATATATTTGAGTTAAAACCGCATCGTGAAAATTATTATGTAGTGTCCGCAAAACTTGATCTTTCTGAATTTTACATCTCTGGTCGCTACGATGAATACGCTGAATGGAATGATCTTTTGCGAAGAAATGAAAAGGAGATAATTTTTACCTTGAGAAGAACAGCGATCACACTTGATGACAAAATTCGTGATCTTGTTTTAAATCTTGTTTCAAAGATTCCGTTGGAGCTTGAAACCGTTTCGGTTTTGCGAATTTACTATCAGGACAAATTGCCTGGCCCTATGGCTTTGTATTTAAAACAGAAAATTGAGTCAGCAATTGAACAGCACACAAAATTTTCTCTGATAAGCGATGAGCAAATAAAAATGGTCAATGTGAAGTATTCTAATCTTGGATATTCATCGGATGAGCTCGGGACGCCAGAAAGCTTCGGTAAGTATGCAGGAAGTAAAGTCGTGATAACCGGTAACTATTGGGAAAGTGGTGATGGGATTGATTTAAATTTGAAAGCAACAGATGTTTTAAGAAAAATTGTATTGTCAACCGCAAATGTCAATATCCCAAGGTCTTTTCTTCCAAACATTCCACTCGTGCCTGAAAACTACAATCCGAAGGTTGACGACGAGATTATAAAATCTGAAAGAAAAGGCGAGGATTTAAAAGTTGAAGTTTGGGTTGACAGACCAGATGGAATTTATTATGAAGGCGACTCAATTAGAATTTTCGTTAGAGCGAATAAAGATTGCTATATCCAACTTGTATATTACGATGCGCACGGCAATGCAATACTTGTCTTCCCACATAAAATGGAATGGAATAATAAAATTGAAGGTGGAAAAATTTATAGGGTTCCCGGAAACTTTGTTATTGAACCACCATTTGGGCGGGAGATACTGAAGGTTTTTGCAAGTGAGAAACCTTTCCCTTTGCCAACGGGGCGGGAGTACTCTGGTTTAATTTTAATTGAAAATCCCAATTTGTACGCATCTAAAGTTCGCGGAATTGGATTGAAAACTCAGGATTATTCCGGTGGTTATGCTGAGCATAGCGTTGTAATCACAACTTTAAAGAAATAA
- a CDS encoding caspase family protein, which produces MKSKIFTLTFITLIFLTFSFSQQSGYRKSWALIIGINEYQSLPPLTGAVKSAKMIREKLVREFGFEAENVIELYDDHATRENILKAFDRLMDPKRIGKDDRVLIYFAGHGVTRTVGGKDKGYIMPVDGVMEKFASTAISTDQLHEFQEAIPAKHVFFAMDACYSGTIFTRGIGLRESIPTSRSEAIAQFTSKSARVAITAGGKDEQVVDLADQGISVFAFYFLRGLDGESDLNRDEVITSSELADYIAKNVRFRAPQNPQYGKLPGDDGGEFIFVRSAFVSVEQKEQEKQPDVVARPLQPQGERKPQGRVVERRLEKEKQKIYWLYAFAGRNMNFYSIQEENVVYESTSGDGNLVGIGFESIFEPWLILSVNAFYDQKDGNLKIRGGDIWNEVRLSYTVTNLVIKLTSYNFYSFFGLSLGISTEIKQTIKSGRAVLRESKIETPELRLSVPFGIGYDLKIGDFKFFAEIGYDYGLTNVAKDVKWRVSSMQIMFGTRLGL; this is translated from the coding sequence ATGAAATCCAAAATTTTTACTTTAACCTTCATTACGCTCATTTTCCTCACATTTTCTTTTTCACAACAATCAGGTTATAGAAAAAGTTGGGCTTTGATAATTGGAATCAATGAATATCAAAGTTTGCCACCATTAACTGGAGCCGTCAAAAGTGCTAAGATGATTCGCGAAAAATTAGTAAGAGAATTTGGCTTTGAAGCTGAAAATGTAATTGAACTTTACGATGATCACGCAACGAGGGAAAATATACTGAAAGCGTTTGATAGATTGATGGACCCAAAAAGAATTGGAAAAGATGATAGAGTTCTGATTTATTTTGCTGGGCATGGGGTTACGAGAACAGTTGGCGGTAAGGATAAAGGTTATATCATGCCAGTTGATGGTGTGATGGAAAAATTTGCAAGCACAGCTATTTCAACGGATCAGCTTCATGAATTTCAAGAAGCAATACCTGCAAAGCATGTTTTCTTTGCAATGGATGCTTGTTATAGTGGGACGATTTTTACGCGTGGCATAGGATTAAGGGAAAGTATTCCTACCTCAAGATCAGAAGCTATTGCACAGTTTACATCTAAAAGCGCAAGGGTTGCGATAACTGCCGGAGGGAAAGATGAACAGGTTGTTGATTTAGCTGATCAAGGAATAAGTGTTTTTGCTTTTTATTTTTTGCGTGGTCTTGATGGAGAATCTGATCTTAATCGTGATGAGGTTATAACTTCAAGCGAGCTTGCTGATTATATTGCTAAAAATGTCAGATTTAGGGCACCTCAAAATCCACAATATGGGAAATTGCCTGGCGACGATGGCGGTGAATTTATATTTGTTCGCTCAGCATTTGTATCCGTAGAGCAAAAGGAACAAGAGAAACAACCTGATGTTGTCGCGCGACCACTCCAACCGCAGGGTGAAAGAAAACCTCAGGGAAGAGTTGTTGAGAGAAGGTTGGAAAAAGAAAAACAAAAAATATATTGGCTCTACGCTTTCGCTGGTAGGAATATGAACTTTTATTCCATACAGGAAGAAAATGTGGTATATGAAAGCACAAGTGGGGATGGTAATCTTGTTGGAATTGGATTTGAAAGTATATTTGAGCCCTGGCTTATCCTTTCTGTAAATGCATTTTACGATCAAAAGGATGGAAACCTTAAAATTAGGGGTGGCGACATATGGAATGAAGTTAGGCTTTCATATACAGTTACAAATTTGGTGATAAAATTGACTTCGTATAATTTTTACTCATTTTTCGGCTTAAGCCTGGGGATTAGCACCGAAATCAAGCAGACAATTAAAAGTGGAAGAGCTGTTTTAAGAGAATCTAAGATTGAAACTCCAGAATTAAGGTTAAGCGTACCGTTCGGAATTGGATATGATTTGAAGATAGGTGATTTTAAATTTTTCGCAGAGATAGGATATGATTATGGTTTAACAAATGTTGCGAAAGATGTAAAATGGCGTGTCTCATCTATGCAAATTATGTTTGGCACGAGATTGGGATTATAA